The Chitinophaga caeni genome segment GAAATTTCGAAGTCAACAACATCATTATGCATACGTGTTAACATCCGGTTGATGATATCCGCGGAAACGGTCAGGTTTTCGGGTTTATTTACCTTGATCACTAACTGGTCGATTTCCTTGGCAACCGCGTCATTATTGCCGGACATGGATCGCTGCATATTCTCCTCCCCATCTTGCAAGAAGGTTTGTTTGGCAGGATTCATGTACCGGGTGTAATAAGATTTAATTGGTAAATAAATATCCATGTTATAATCACGGATGCCCAGGTTCGCCTTCATAGCACTATTGATATTCTTTTCCTCCGTAACACCGACTATCTTTAACCACTGCGGACCACATTTGATCCTTTTACCGATAGCCTCTTCACCGACGAAAAAACGCTTTTTAACACCGCTCCCGATGATACATACGGCATCACCATCGATTAATTGGTCGCTATTAAAGTTTTTTCCTTCGGCGATGGCAATATTGTTAATATTAAAAAAGGAAGTATCGATTCCAACAAGTTGCAGTTTTTTGCTTTTAGAACCGTAGATAACGTCTTCTTGCTTCATGATTTCCGGGCTGATTTCTTCTACAGTAGGCACCACTTTCGCAATACTTCTCGCATCTGCTAAAGATAACCCGCGGGAGAACCGCTTCACGGCGTTGGGATCTTTAGGTCCGTCGGAGTTTTCCTTGTTATTATCCTCGTTATCTTTCGTATTGGAAACTTTAGGTTTGATCACGATATTATTCACACCCACCAATTTCATTTGTTCCAGGATTTCTTCCTGCGCCCCCTTCCCGATGGCTAGCATCGCGATCACGGCGCCTACCCCGAAGATGATGCCCAGTGCGGTAAGGAACGATCTCAACCGGTTCGCCACCAATGAATCTAATGCAATACGGAGATTATTGAGGTTTCTTGTGCCCCATAATTTATACATGCTATAGTTTTTGATGGTGAGTTAAATCTTCTTTATATCGTCATCTTTAGCACTGGCCACCTCGTTCAAATAAATTTGGTCGTTTTCCTGCAAGCCCTTTAACACGATCACTTCCTCTTCGTTAGATTTACCGAGTTTGACTTCTTGCTTGATGATGGTACCACCTTTTTTCAGGTAAACGAAACTGGTATTTTTCTCAGCGTAAACTGCTTCGATTGGAATCATTAATTGGTTAGCCACCTTGCTTTCCAAGATCCGGTTGGAGGTAGTCATACCCGGTCTTAAGATCGTATCGACCCTATCAAGCATGATATTTACCTCGAATACTTTCGCGTTAGACCCGGGACGGTTTTCTCCGATGCCGGCCACGTTCATTACAACCCCGGTAAGTTTCACTTCCGGGAAGGCATCCAGACCGATATCCACCGTTTGCGATTTTTTTATTTTACTGATATCAACCTCGTTGATATATGTTTTGGAGATCATGCTTGATAAGTCCGGCACCATGGCCACTTTCGGGTCCCAAGAGCGCACAACCGAACCGGCCTTCTTTTTACCACCGCTCATCCTGTCCGGGATATAAACGAGCAAACCTTGCTTGTTGGCAGTTAGCCTGAACCGGGAACGTAAGTCATCCAGGTCTGAAATAATTCTTTGGAAACGGCTCAAGGAGTTGGCCGCCTGTATCATCTTAGCCTCAGCCTGCCTTTGTTTGATCGTATAGTTTTGCTTGGCCTCGGTGATATCACGTTGTGCCTTTTCATAATCAATTTCAGCTTGCCGGATGGTTGCTTTCGGTTCAAACTTGGAAAGTTCCAATGCAATCCTTTTCTGTTCCACCTGGAATTCTAAGTTCAACATGTTGTTACGGGCTTCCCTAAGGGTGAGCGCCGTATCCAGCGCGGTTTGCGACAAGGTTGTCGAAGCGCTGGTCAATTGTGTTTGAAAGTCGCTGATCTTCTTACTTACAACGGCAGGGTCGAGCGTAGCAACGTAGTCCCCTTCTTTCACGATCGTTCCTTCAGGGATCATATCTTGGATCTTGATCTCTTCGTAAATATCATTACTCATCAGATCGCTGGGCGCCGAAATATAGGTGGTATTTTCAGCTTGCAATTCACCGGGACTGGTGATCACACTTCTGAAATCTCCTTTCCGAACAGTAACAGGGATATTAACACTACTTGATTCTCCAGCCAACACGAAATAAGATACTCCCGCTAATACTACAAGGGCGGTGGCAATCAACCACCATTTTTTTCTAAGCATAGTAACGTGTGTAATTTTAATTGGGATGCTTGGTTAAATGATGTTCAACATACAGTTATTAAATAATGCCTTTTTTTACATTGATGCTAAGATGCAATTCCGATAGATTTCCATAAAAATAATTTTACTAACCTAAAGAAAATGTTAATTCACACGGATCCAGGGCACATGCATTTAATATTATTTACAAACGCACTGGTTCAGGGATAATTGGTATTTTGATCATATTTCCATTTTACGAAGAGCATAACGCCAACTTATCACTTCTTATTATCACTACCCATATCAAATCATCCATAAACTTGTTACTTGATATGTATACCAGTAAAACGAAGATAAAATTGACGCGGTTATTCACAGGTGGGATCATCCAAGAAAAGTATACACCCGCCGCTGAATATGGCTTACGGGCGTTACAAACGATTATTTACGGGGGAATAATTATAAAATTTTAGTAAGTTGCGGCACAATTCGCTCACAATAATATAGTATGGAACTGATTTTCGTAGACAATGATGAAAAAGCAGCTTTATTTCTCAAGGTGCATACGATCATCAACAAAAACGTTCCTAACTGGATTCGTCCGTTAGACAAAGACATTGAACAGGTTTTTGACCCGAAGAAAAATAAAGCCTTCAGGCAAGGTGAAGCAGCAAGATGGATATTGAAAGATGACCGGGGCAACTTGGTGGGCAGGATCGCCGCCTTTGTTAATAAGAAATATAAAAATAAAGACGATGAACAACCTACCGGTGGTATCGGATTTTTTGATTGCATCGATGATCAATCTGCCGCCAACCTGCTTTTTGATACGGCCAAAGAATGGTTAAAAAGTAAAGGGATGGAAGCGATGGACGGCCCGATCAACTTCGGTGAACGCGACCGCTGGTGGGGGTTATTGGTGGCAGGTTTTCATGAGCCCTTGTACGGTATGAATTTCAACCCGCCTTATTATATCCAACTATTTGAAAACTATGGTTTCCAACCGTTCTTCCATCAAAAATGCTTCTCTTTAGATGTGAAGAACCCCCTGGAAGACAAACATTACAGGAGGCATGCGGCTATCGCGAGCGATCCCAGTTACCGCGCCGAACACCTGAAAAAAGACCAGGTTGAGAAGTATGCGAAAGATTTTGTAAGCATATATAATAAAGCATGGAAACAG includes the following:
- a CDS encoding efflux RND transporter periplasmic adaptor subunit; its protein translation is MLRKKWWLIATALVVLAGVSYFVLAGESSSVNIPVTVRKGDFRSVITSPGELQAENTTYISAPSDLMSNDIYEEIKIQDMIPEGTIVKEGDYVATLDPAVVSKKISDFQTQLTSASTTLSQTALDTALTLREARNNMLNLEFQVEQKRIALELSKFEPKATIRQAEIDYEKAQRDITEAKQNYTIKQRQAEAKMIQAANSLSRFQRIISDLDDLRSRFRLTANKQGLLVYIPDRMSGGKKKAGSVVRSWDPKVAMVPDLSSMISKTYINEVDISKIKKSQTVDIGLDAFPEVKLTGVVMNVAGIGENRPGSNAKVFEVNIMLDRVDTILRPGMTTSNRILESKVANQLMIPIEAVYAEKNTSFVYLKKGGTIIKQEVKLGKSNEEEVIVLKGLQENDQIYLNEVASAKDDDIKKI
- a CDS encoding ABC transporter permease, whose product is MYKLWGTRNLNNLRIALDSLVANRLRSFLTALGIIFGVGAVIAMLAIGKGAQEEILEQMKLVGVNNIVIKPKVSNTKDNEDNNKENSDGPKDPNAVKRFSRGLSLADARSIAKVVPTVEEISPEIMKQEDVIYGSKSKKLQLVGIDTSFFNINNIAIAEGKNFNSDQLIDGDAVCIIGSGVKKRFFVGEEAIGKRIKCGPQWLKIVGVTEEKNINSAMKANLGIRDYNMDIYLPIKSYYTRYMNPAKQTFLQDGEENMQRSMSGNNDAVAKEIDQLVIKVNKPENLTVSADIINRMLTRMHNDVVDFEISIPEQLLKQQQKTKDVFNIVLSAIAGISLLVGGIGIMNIMLASVLERTREIGIRMAIGAQKRDIVMQFLFEAVLISLAGGILGVLLGVVGAYLVDKVAEINTIISGLSIFVSFILASAVGIVFGITPARKAASQDPIQCLRHV